One window from the genome of Yarrowia lipolytica chromosome 1B, complete sequence encodes:
- a CDS encoding uncharacterized protein (Compare to YALI0B05500g, similar to uniprot|Q9USW6 Schizosaccharomyces pombe dolichol phosphate-mannose biosynthesis regulatory protein) — MLDQLVGAGMLAVATIVFVYYSSWTFILPFVDESHFLHQFFPPRVWAIRIPVILLVIAFGIVGTFVSSVMIKQSEKEKKKLAAKKST; from the exons ATG CTCGATCAATTAGTTGGTGCCGGTATGCTCGCCGTGGCTACCATTGTTTTCGTTTACTACAGTTCGTGGACTTTCATTCTT CCCTTTGTGGATGAGTCGCATTTCCTGCACCAGTTCTTCCCTCCTCGAGTGTGGGCCATCCGAATCCCCGTCATCCTCCTGGTTATTGCTTTCGGCATCGTCGGCACTTTCGTCAGCTCCGTCATGATCAAGCAgtccgagaaggagaagaagaagcttGCCGCCAAGAAGTCCACCTAG
- a CDS encoding uncharacterized protein (Compare to YALI0B05522g, similar to uniprot|Q96TK5 Coccidioides immitis Aspartyl aminopeptidase, similar to Saccharomyces cerevisiae YHR113W; ancestral locus Anc_5.424): MSRLCRPSTIMSHFKAAANDFIDFVNACPTPYHVVHDVRARLVKNGFKELKEKASWNIEPNGRYFVTRNESSIVAFTVGGKWKPGNPMAIVGAHTDSPTFRVKPVSKRSPSGNFLQIGVECYGGGIWHSWFDRDLSVAGRVFVKDPTTGKSQIRLVKVDKPILKIPTLAIHLDRSVMEKFEFNKEQHLTPVLGLLEKNLNKKKEEEPVESESDATPHQALEQCHDPALLGLLASELDVTPEQIDNFELYLFDTQKSCIGGLNDEFIFSPRLDNQVSSYCATEALIKSLDTVEKDESIRVIGLFDHEEVGSLSYQGADSNFLPAVLSRLAGAPGQNDGSDVSINYQSLASSFLLSADQAHAFHPNYPTSYESAHRPDMNRGPVIKINGNQRYTTDGVGMVLIQKIAEKANLPMQKFVVKNDSSCGSTIGPMLASKLGLRSIDIGNPQLSMHSVRETGGSKDIYYLEKLFIEFFNNFVETDKQIVYDE, translated from the coding sequence ATGAGCCGTCTGTGTCGCCCTTCAACAATTATGTCGCATTTCAAAGCTGCCGCCAACGATTTCATCGACTTTGTCAACGCCTGCCCTACTCCCTACCACGTCGTTCATGATGTGCGTGCCCGTCTTGTGAAGAACGGcttcaaggagctcaaggagaaggcaaGCTGGAACATCGAGCCTAATGGGCGGTACTTTGTGACTCGAAACGAATCCTCCATCGTCGCTTTCACCGTTGGTGGAAAGTGGAAGCCCGGTAATCCCATGGCCATTGTCGGTGCTCATACTGACTCTCCCACATTCCGAGTCAAGCCAGTTTCCAAGCGAAGCCCTAGCGGCAACTTCCTACAGATTGGCGTGGAGTGCTACGGAGGAGGAATATGGCACTCGTGGTTCGACCGAGATCTCAGTGTGGCCGGTCGAGTGTTTGTGAAGGATCCTACCACTGGAAAGTCCCAGATCAGACTGGTCAAGGTGGACAAGCCTATCCTCAAGATCCCCACTTTGGCTATCCATCTCGACCGATCCGTCATGGAGAAGTTCGagttcaacaaggagcagcATCTTACTCCTGTTCTTGGTCTTTTGGAGAAGaatctcaacaagaagaaggaggaagagccTGTGGAGTCCGAATCCGATGCTACCCCTCACCAGGCACTGGAGCAATGCCACGACCCGGCCCTTCTGGGTCTTCTAGCCTCTGAGCTCGATGTTACCCCCGAGCAAATTGACAATTTTGAGCTGTACCTTTTCGACACTCAGAAGTCCTGCATTGGAGGCCTCAACGACGAATTTATTTTCTCTCCTCGACTGGACAACCAGGTCTCTTCCTACTGTGCTACCGAGGCTCTCATTAAGTCCCTAGATACCGTTGAGAAGGACGAATCTATTCGAGTTATTGGTCTTTTCGACCACGAGGAAGTTGGATCTCTTTCTTACCAGGGAGCTGACTCGAACTTCCTGCCCGCCGTCCTCAGCCGACTGGCAGGAGCTCCCGGCCAGAACGACGGCTCCGACGTTTCCATCAACTACCAGTCCCTCGCAAGCTCGTTTCTGCTGTCTGCCGACCAGGCTCATGCGTTCCACCCCAATTACCCCACTTCCTACGAGTCTGCTCATCGACCTGACATGAACCGTGGACCTGTCATCAAGATCAACGGAAACCAGCGATACACCACTGACGGAGTGGGAATGGTGCTGATCCAGAAGAttgccgagaaggccaacCTGCCCATGCAGAAGTTCGTCGTCAAGAACGACTCCTCCTGTGGCTCCACTATTGGCCCAATGCTTGCATCAAAGCTGGGCCTTCGGTCCATTGACATTGGTAACCCCCAACTCTCTATGCACTCTGTGCGAGAAACTGGAGGATCTAAGGATATCTACTACCTAGAGAAGCTGTTCATCGAGTTCTTCAACAACTTCGTGGAGACTGACAAGCAGATTGTCTACGACGAGTGA
- a CDS encoding uncharacterized protein (Compare to YALI0B05544g, no similarity) encodes MLKPTYIEPAPYKLEELTIDHNVPHFRQSSKSYNPHPQQLEFRGNSFVSLLRALDGRTLAETPKSSPCVSPEVESYFAPLVVKKQRRDRVVTAFDTLESSESNGMSPPMVNSTSPITPESSGLHSTIPGSTPFVAGKKPILERVSVSSGGLPVGKLFMADIWQDEDPETPDVVNVLVMDSGSPAVATASPGKTVSPSDALDMMIKCGGRDARLYQDSAATAGMTTTTPKRHRDQWKAKWSDTKRHSKDFFKKAKRGRGGAALNRSDYSESVSSLMEETNNSSGGARARFSGASGGSGASGVSGASQASSTSAATSSVACSDKEEANGPIGINFTDFSGAYSYQDMVTASEGTPRACHSDHFGSLEEDLEDGGEAELTSSYEHLFEKESLRTKFYKVFKKGT; translated from the coding sequence ATGTTGAAACCAACCTACATTGAGCCAGCACCAtacaagctggaggaatTGACCATCGACCACAACGTTCCTCACTTCAGACAGTCATCCAAGTCCTACAACCCGCATCCCCAGCAGCTAGAGTTCAGAGGAAAttcgtttgtgtcactACTAAGAGCCCTGGACGGCCGCACCTTGGCGGAGACCCCGAAGTCCTCACCGTGTGTGTCTCCTGAAGTAGAAAGCTACTTTGCCCCATTAGTCGTTAAGAAACAGCGAAGAGATCGCGTGGTGACAGCTTTCGATACCCTTGAATCCTCAGAGAGTAACGGCATGTCGCCCCCAATGGTCAACTCGACTAGCCCCATCACTCCAGAATCATCTGGCCTTCACAGTACCATTCCGGGAAGTACCCCTTTCGTCGCAGGAAAGAAACCTATTTTAGAACGGGTTTCTGTCAGCAGCGGGGGACTCCCTGTTGGGAAGCTATTCATGGCAGACATTTGGCAGGATGAGGACCCGGAAACCCCAGACGTGGTGAACGTTTTGGTGATGGATTCCGGAAGCCCTGCCGTTGCTACGGCTAGTCCAGGCAAAACTGTGTCTCCATCAGATGCACTTGACATGATGATCAAATGTGGAGGCAGGGACGCCAGACTCTATCAGGACAGTGCTGCGACGGCTGGGATGACCACCACAACCCCCAAGCGCCACCGTGACCAGTGGAAGGCCAAATGGAGTGATACCAAGCGACATAGCAAGGACTTCTTCAAGAAAGCCAAAagaggtcgaggaggagctgcatTGAACAGAAGTGACTACTCAGAGTCTGTTTCTTCCCTTATGGAAGAGACCAACAATAGCTCCGGTGGAGCTAGGGCTCGCTTCAGCGGGGCCAGCGGGGGTAGCGGGGCCAGCGGGGTTAGTGGTGCCAGCCAGGCTAGCAGTACCAGtgcagctacaagtagtgttGCCTGTTCTGACAAAGAGGAGGCCAATGGTCCCATTGGTATTAACTTCACTGATTTCAGTGGCGCTTATTCCTACCAGGACATGGTCACTGCTAGTGAAGGCACCCCGAGAGCGTGCCACTCGGATCATTTCGGCAGTTTGGAAGAGGACTTGGAGGACGGCGGAGAAGCCGAGTTGACATCTTCCTACGAGCATTTGTTCGAGAAAGAGTCACTTCGTACCAAGTTTTACAAGGTGTTCAAGAAGGGGACTTAG
- a CDS encoding uncharacterized protein (Compare to YALI0B05566g, some similarities with uniprot|Q12236 Saccharomyces cerevisiae YOL100w PKH2 related to ser/thr protein kinases P108.1.f16.1) gives MPAPSIAKSYSRSMGLNRSDDEQSPPQTYANMPGAFAPPPRGHQSRPSQSSIDLQPTSSYTREGYHDEPSSPKKHHGMRHSLSKRFSGSSKALSSLTGLGRRNSKRRGDSSTGSSAPTSPAMEDYAHSPSHSHAHANTSMQSVTSQQTHLGNVSQQSFATAPGNSTASLSHSGQTSRNVSSGSTVPGAVPQGSYGVPEKPYTPAADRSQTAPDSAGNSSFYNRTLDPGRTLDPGRAGGPVSHAIPAAPAVSSAPAHAAAGAAPSHTPANFPQVATQFGWEQQQPHTSMVENTEHEHVNDQTSQHLANMHLTSDGASSDYEEEQQQQHAGLGLGLHHDPRRMSTAFQNRAEEPNPDEPDQELDDDYEYEDSREILDDTRDYSAQEQYAQGYAQQLEREHQRQQYERQQLERQKFEQEQEQLQHQRQLEQQRKMEQEQEQLQRQQYEQQRQAQLAAHAQAQAQAQQQAQAQAQAQAQAHAQDQAQAQAQAEQHAQPASPLQLQPPTQTQPPVKIHVAPGTHVQQHSQPQLARGYEPQYTNNDSVTAHSSAHTAHNVKPRPQVTIPAASPVSLSGSPVSPRPPIPQTQPVQQQPPAPTHAAPNVPKASSPVATKASSELPKTTEEWKEKGAATAVKTEVTPSGESTTKIIRKGVNDFSFGRPLGEGSYSTVQAAIDRHTLREYAIKVLDKRHIIKEKKVKYVNIEKNTLNRLGDHPGIVRLYYTFQDESSLYFVLDYAANGELLSLIKRTTSLNEECTKYYGAQLLDAIDYMHNKGVVHRDLKPENILLDDKMRIKVTDFGTAKLMEPLKNPDGTVSEKYPEDVKAHSFVGTAEYVSPELLTDKATGKSSDFWAFGCILYQMLAGRPPFKAGNEYQTFQKIVKCQMSYPPGFPFVARDLIKRLLVVNPRQRLKMDQIKSHPFFEGVDWNDRKAIWKGARPKLQPYRPSAKSSNPMARQAAMPPHVPSTQVQPMAPRQIPNYKAMQQQYRARQEAQAKQSAHAAAAALAMKPSAPFAKKDNDLSPTNSGGASKKNGSNTSLHLQTKTSGPRRAGQTGPSSSTERLQSPDKSSPSPTAATPAAAAAASNGATGSAGGGMASRQFRSAAPVTSTMPGGFPNPALAAATMASPPPAEPVTAPAPASAPAVPTLTSSQTAPQAAPQTAPQTQHVQSMVLPEDQALPGHKEVQQQQHVSNTPAPSAVPGIPSVAVPGPSASVPTTSAADTTAASVQPGDTTQTMMDDEEDDEEAEVLHATELSGNPPRTNLDNPPLLPAASQLDAEFAGLMMAHDERILKLGHIYCTATSRKEEDEEKEHHTRLSKFFTGPKKKRRIFLVTTLCRALVVSMDDKRIRVEIDLMSPYVGIRDYPDRKNGGGVFALEVQQRVYYIEDSNGSAEWIRAISKAAEYGEFREIVAAQHNASIANAAAASAITHTSTTTGPWTRRRPAAAAARSNPATPNINNGTAAFGSPTNAAQPGSPYFDYVGHSNAMYSSPQQQQLPTAYGSNTYKFQEAPAVPKAPVTSTTSKFLARNEERKQLRRLGNRQPS, from the exons ATGCCTGCCCCGTCGATTGCGAAATCGTACTCGCGGTCTATGGGTCTCAACCGCTCAGACGACGAGCAGTCCCCCCCGCAGACATACGCAAACATGCCGGGTGCCTTTGCTCCCCCCCCTCGGGGCCACCAGTCGCGCCCGTCTCAGTCGTCCATCGATCTCCAGCCAACGTCTTCGTATACCCGAGAGGGCTACCACGACGAGCCGTCCTCTCCCAAAAAGCACCATGGAATGCGCCACAGCCTCAGCAAGAGGttctctggctcttccAAGGCTCTGAGTTCTCTCACTGGGCTAGGACGACGAAACTCCAAGCGACGAGGAGACTCCAGTACTGGAAGCAGTGCCCCGACATCGCCTGCCATGGAGGACTACGCTCACTCTCCCTCCCACTCCCATGCTCATGCCAACACTAGCATGCAGTCGGTGACGTCACAACAAACACACCTGGGAAATGTTAGTCAGCAGTCCTTCGCAACCGCCCCCGGAAACTCGACTGCCTCTTTGTCCCACAGTGGCCAGACCTCCAGAAATGTCTCGAGCGGTTCTACCGTCCCCGGTGCAGTCCCCCAGGGCAGCTACGGAGTCCCCGAAAAGCCCTACACTCCCGCTGCCGACAGGTCCCAAACTGCCCCCGACTCTGCAGgaaacagcagcttctACAACCGGACTCTCGACCCCGGCCGAACGCTGGATCCCGGTAGAGCTGGCGGCCCCGTGTCCCACGCTATCCCCGCTGCCCCTGctgtttcttctgctcctgcccATGCTGCCGCTGGTGCTGCACCCTCCCACACGCCCGCAAACTTTCCCCAAGTAGCAACTCAATTTGGGTGggaacaacaacagccgcACACGAGCATGGTAGAGAACACCGAACACGAGCACGTCAACGACCAGACCTCTCAACACCTGGCCAACATGCACCTGACAAGTGACGGAGCTAGCAGCGactacgaggaggagcagcaacagcagcatgcaGGACTGGGCCTGGGGTTACATCATGACCCCAGACGCATGAGCACCGCTTTCCAAAACCGAGCCGAGGAGCCCAACCCCGACGAGCCCgaccaggagctggacgacgacTATGAGTACGAAGACTCTCGGGAGATCCTCGACGACACTCGAGACTACTCTGCCCAGGAGCAATACGCCCAGGGATAcgcccagcagctcgagagGGAGCATCAGCGACAGCAGTACGAACGACAACAGCTTGAGCGACAGAAGtttgagcaggagcaggagcagctaCAGCACCAACGACAGTTGGAACAGCAGCGAAAgatggagcaggagcaggagcagttACAGCGACAGCAGTACGAGCAACAGCGCCAGGCACAGCTCGCCGCACATGCCCAAGCCCAGGCCCAGGCTCAACAGCAGGCCCAGGCCcaggctcaggctcaggctcaggctcatGCTCAAGATCAGGCCCAGGCCCAGGCCCAGGCCGAACAGCATGCGCAGCCTGCGTCACCCCTTCAGCTTCAACCCCCtacacagacacagccCCCTGTGAAGATTCATGTGGCTCCCGGAACGCACGTCCAGCAGCATTCCCAGCCTCAATTGGCGCGGGGTTATGAGCCTCAGTACACTAACAACGACAGTGTCACTGCCCACTCTAGTGCTCACACTGCACACAATGTCAAACCTCGACCTCAGGTGACCATCCCTGCGGCTTCCCCCGTGTCTCTTTCTGGATCCCCAGTGTCGCCTCGACCACCTATTCCTCAGACACAGCctgtccagcagcagcctcctgctccaACACACGCTGCCCCCAACGTTCCCaaggcttcttctcctgttGCTACCAAGGCATCATCAGAGCTGCCCAAAACCACCGAGGagtggaaggagaagggtgCTGCCACTGCAGTCAAGACTGAGGTGACTCCATCTGGCGAGTCCACTACAAAGATTATCCGGAAGGGTGTCAACGATTTCTCGTTTGGGCGACCCCTTGGTGAGGGTAGTTACTCTACA GTACAAGCAGCCATCGATCGACACACTCTGCGAGAGTATGCCATCAAGGTTCTTGACAAGCGAcacatcatcaaggagaagaaagTCAAGTACGTCAACatcgaaaaaaacacactCAACCGACTCGGCGATCATCCCGGTATTGTGCGACTCTACTACACCTTCCAAGACGAGTCGTCTCTGTATTTTGTGCTTGATTATGCTGCCAACGGCGAGTTGCTTTCTCTGATCAAGCGAACTACCTCCCTCAATGAGGAGTGCACAAAATACTACGGTGcgcagctgctggatgcTATCGACTATATGCACAATAAGGGTGTGGTTCACCGTGATCTGAAGCCCGAGAACATTTTGCTAGATGACAAGATGCGAATCAAGGTGACTGACTTCGGTACTGCAAAGCTCATGGAGCCTCTGAAGAACCCTGACGGAACCGTGTCCGAAAAGTACCCCGAGGATGTTAAGGCGCATTCGTTTGTGGGCACAGCGGAGTATGTTTCTCCTGAGCTTCTCACAGACAAAGCCACTGGTAAATCCTCTGACTTCTGGGCGTTTGGTTGCATTCTGTATCAGATGCTGGCTGGCCGTCCTCCTTTCAAGGCTGGCAACGAATACCAGACTTTTCAGAAGATCGTCAAGTGCCAGATGTCTTACCCTCCCGGGTTCCCCTTTGTTGCCCGTGATCTGATCAAGCGTCTGCTTGTTGTCAACCCCCGTCAGCGACTCAAGATGGATCAGATCAAGAGCCATCCCTTCTTTGAGGGCGTTGATTGGAACGACAGAAAGGCAATCTGGAAGGGTGCTCGTCCAAAGCTGCAGCCCTACCGGCCTTCTGCCAAGTCTTCCAACCCAATGGCTCGACAAGCCGCTATGCCTCCCCACGTGCCATCTACCCAGGTCCAGCCTATGGCTCCCCGGCAGATTCCCAACTACAAGGccatgcagcagcagtaccGAGCTCGACAGGAGGCCCAGGCTAAGCAGAGTGCCCATGCTGCCGCAGCAGCTCTGGCCATGAAACCCTCGGCTCCctttgccaagaaggacaatGACCTGAGCCCAACCAATTCAGGAGGAGCCAGCAAGAAGAATGGATCCAACACTTCTCTCCACCTGCAGACCAAAACATCTGGTCCTCGGCGGGCTGGTCAGACTGgcccctcctcctccacagagCGACTACAGAGCCCTGACAAGTCCTCACCTAGTCCCACCGCTGCAACCcccgccgccgccgctgctgcATCAAACGGCGCGACAGGCtcagctggtggaggcaTGGCATCTCGACAGTTTCGATCCGCTGCCCCTGTCACATCTACGATGCCTGGAGGGTTCCCCAACCCTGCTCTTGCCGCTGCTACAATGgcatcacctcctcctgcagAGCCTGTTACCGCTCCTGCCCCTGCCTCGGCCCCCGCTGTTCCTACACTGACTTCATCTCAGACTGCACCCCAGGCTGCACCTCAGACTGCACCTCAGACTCAGCATGTTCAGTCCATGGTGTTGCCTGAGGATCAGGCCCTGCCTGGCCACAAGgaggtccagcagcagcaacatgtATCGAACACTCCTGCACCTTCTGCAGTTCCCGGAATCCCGTCTGTTGCCGTGCCTGGTCCTAGTGCTTCTGTCCCCACtacttctgctgctgacaccacagctgcttctgtcCAACCTGGCGATACTACCCAGACCATGATggatgatgaggaagacgatgaggaggcAGAGGTTCTACATGCCACCGAGTTGTCTGGAAATCCTCCTCGAACCAACCTCGACAACCCTCCCCTCCTGCCTGCTGCTTCCCAGCTTGATGCTGAGTTTGCTGGTTTGATGATGGCCCATGACGAGCGAATTCTCAAGCTCGGCCAcatttactgtacagccACGAGCcgaaaggaggaggacgaggagaaggaacaCCACACACGACTGTCCAAATTTTTTACAGgccccaagaagaagcgcCGAATTTTCCTCGTCACCACCCTGTGCAGAGCTTTGGTGGTTTCAATGGACGACAAGCGAATCCGTGTGGAGATTGACTTGATGTCTCCTTACGTGGGAATTCGGGACTACCCTGATCGAAAGAATGGCGGTGGCGTGTTTGCCCTGGAGGTCCAACAGCGAGTCTACTACATTGAGGACAGCAACGGATCAGCAGAGTGGATTCGggccatctccaaggccGCCGAGTATGGCGAGTTCCGAGAGATTGTTGCTGCTCAGCACAATGCTTCGATCGCCAATGCTGCTGCAGCCTCTGCAATCACCCACACGTCCACAACCACTGGTCCCTGGACACGCCGCCGCCCCGCCGCCGCCGCAGCTCGATCGAACCCCGCCACAcccaacatcaacaacggCACTGCTGCGTTCGGCTCTCCCACCAATGCTGCGCAGCCTGGCTCGCCTTACTTCGACTATGTGGGCCACTCTAATGCCATGTATTCGTCcccccagcagcagcagctccccACGGCATACGGTAGCAACACCTACAAGTTTCAGGAGGCTCCTGCTGTGCCCAAGGCTCCTGTTACCAGCACCACTTCCAAGTTTCTGGCTCGGAACGAGGAGCGGAAGCAACTGAGACGGTTGGGCAACAGACAGCCTAGTTAG
- a CDS encoding uncharacterized protein (Compare to YALI0B05610g, similar to Saccharomyces cerevisiae HSP10 (YOR020C); ancestral locus Anc_5.607, similar to uniprot|P38910 Saccharomyces cerevisiae YOR020C 10 kDa heat shock protein mitochondrial (HSP10) (10 kDa chaperonin): MSSAIKNVKSLAPLLDRILVQRIKAASQTASGIYIPEKNVEKLNEANVLAVGPGAPNMKGDIVPPSVKAGDKVLIPPFGGSSIKIGDEVSINCMGNYRRRCYYGKVMVDPVATSGQCIGNTQCSVIAMPSSRSPLADPYDYIKTRGGTSQIIQINFTNNRTTSSSEMLRFSPRSTSKRVNIIVYSLMAETLNVFGCIRAVDLNLCNAILS, translated from the coding sequence ATGTCTTccgccatcaagaacgTCAAGTCTCTCGCTCCTCTGCTCGACCGAATTCTCGTCCAGCGAATCAAGGCTGCTTCCCAGACCGCCTCTGGAATCTACATTCCCGAGAAGAACgttgagaagctcaacgAGGCCAACGTCCTCGCTGTCGGCCCCGGTGCCCCCAACATGAAGGGCGACATTGTCCCTCCCTCCGTCAAGGCTGGTGACAAGGTCCTGATCCCTCCTTTCGGTGGATCTTCCATCAAGATTGGTGATGAGGTGAGTATCAATTGCATGGGAAATTATAGACGCCGTTGTTATTATGGCAAGGTCATGGTGGACCCAGTGGCGACTTCAGGACAATGCATTGGTAACACACAATGCTCTGTGATTGCAATGCCTTCATCTAGAAGTCCACTCGCTGATCCATACGATTACATTAAGACACGAGGCGGAACGTCTCAGATCATCCAGATCAACTTTACTAACAACAGGACTACCTCCTCTTCCGAGATGCTGAGATTCTCGCCAAGATCAACGAGTAAACGTGTAAATATAATTGTATATAGCCTTATGGCGGAGACTTTGAACGTGTTTGGCTGTATTCGAGCTGTAGATCTGAACTTGTGTAATGCAATACTGTCATGA
- a CDS encoding uncharacterized protein (Compare to YALI0B05632g, similar to Saccharomyces cerevisiae PRP3 (YDR473C); ancestral locus Anc_5.608, weakly similar to uniprot|Q03338 Saccharomyces cerevisiae YDR473c PRP3 essential splicing factor), with the protein MTGRKHGLNEGDDKTVKRAKTDSESIEAKRASINARIANLKAKQAAKETGKKDTTDKKDPKSSVADRLARIKERTAELQRKKLEKEKEKEKEKSKEHEKKLPDRQAKKPYVAPVIGLDQEVHPLLLQIKEEQELKKINPYLDTSAVSAKTDEFFDPQVDLPRARRPRALQFNAPGKFIAQAEELRYEAKMEAMRQQMEAEAEAKRAKREIGISVDERKYKVQAPPEVEWWDMPYVQTDEGFQGELKTDAELEQLVTCYIQHPVMIKAPWEAHLPQGPLPLHLTKREQKRIRKQARAEKHKDQQDRIRLGLDPAPPPKVKLTNLISVLSSDSIKDPTSVEMRVRREVEARRLQHEQDNQERKLSREERAQKIADKAERDKQTKGVFTAVFRVESLADDQHRYKVNVNARQLHLTGITLLNPDFNLVVVEGAPKDVLRYKKLMMRRIQWTEAAPIREQDEGVKELPDLSRNKCTLVWEGQLLEQHFKKWTTENTEDQVSAVDLLKRNKVENYWIAAKGVDK; encoded by the coding sequence ATGACGGGACGCAAACATGGCTTGAATGAGGGGGACGACAAGACGGTTAAACGTGCAAAGACCGACTCGGAATCTATTGAGGCCAAGCGGGCTTCGATAAATGCCCGAATAGCCAATCTCAAAGCCAAGCAGGCTGCCAAAGAGACTGGCAAGAAGGACACAaccgacaagaaggacccGAAGAGCAGCGTCGCTGACAGGCTCGCACGAATCAAGGAAAGGACTGCAGAACTTCAGCGCAAGAAGctagagaaggagaaggaaaaggaaaaagaaaagtcAAAAGAACATGAGAAGAAGCTCCCCGACAGACAAGCCAAGAAGCCCTACGTTGCTCCTGTTATTGGCTTGGACCAAGAGGTACACCCTCTGTTGCTCCAGATaaaggaggagcaggaacTCAAGAAAATCAACCCATATCTCGACACAAGTGCTGTTTCCGCTAAGACTGACGAGTTTTTCGACCCTCAAGTTGATCTGCCACGAGCAAGACGTCCTAGAGCTCTGCAGTTCAATGCTCCCGGCAAGTTCATCGCGCAGGCAGAGGAGCTGCGGTATGAGGCAAAAATGGAGGCCATGCGACAACAGATGGAAGCCGAGGCAGAGGCAAAGAGAGCCAAACGAGAAATTGGTATTTCTGTTGATGAGCGAAAATACAAGGTGCAAGCTCCTCCGGAGGTAGAGTGGTGGGATATGCCATACGTGCAGACCGACGAAGGGTTCCAGGGGGAGCTCAAAACCGATGCTGAGttggagcagctcgtcaCCTGTTACATCCAGCACCCCGTCATGATTAAGGCTCCATGGGAAGCCCATCTACCTCAAGGACCTCTACCTTTGCACCTTACCAAACGTGAACAGAAGCGGATCAGAAAGCAAGCTCGAGCAGAAAAACACAAGGATCAACAGGATCGAATTCGACTGGGTTTGGACCCTGCACCTCCCCCTAAGGTGAAGCTTACAAACCTCATTTCGGTTCTCTCTTCTGATAGCATCAAGGATCCCACTTCTGTGGAAATGAGAGTGCGACGGGAAGTTGAGGCTCGTCGTCTGCAGCATGAACAAGACAACCAGGAGCGAAAGCTGAGCAGGGAGGAACGTGCCCAGAAGATTGCAGACAAGGCGGAACGAGACAAGCAGACCAAGGGTGTTTTCACAGCTGTGTTCCGAGTGGAATCGTTAGCCGATGATCAACACCGCTACAAAGTCAATGTCAATGCACGCCAATTACACCTCACTGGCATCACTCTACTGAATCCTGATTTCAACTTAGTGGTAGTGGAGGGAGCTCCTAAAGACGTGCTGCGATACAAGAAGCTCATGATGAGACGTATACAGTGGACCGAAGCTGCACCTATTCGAGAGCAAGACGAGGGAGTCAAGGAACTGCCTGATCTCAGCAGGAACAAATGTACATTAGTATGGGAGGGTCAGCTTTTGGAACAGCATTTCAAAAAGTGGACAACTGAGAATACCGAAGACCAGGTTTCTGCCGTTGATCTGTTGAAGCGTAACAAGGTAGAGAACTACTGGATTGCCGCCAAGGGCGTGGACAAATGA